The following coding sequences lie in one Asterias amurensis chromosome 18, ASM3211899v1 genomic window:
- the LOC139950486 gene encoding zinc finger MYND domain-containing protein 12-like, with protein MTLNPLANPKGVKLLCELCQKPAFVQCTKCRVTFYCGVEHQQADWVGIHEKICQLLIPLRTPHLSFLSSEEQRKKREQDLVHRQRNMIDLTRTTGQKLLFEGKHEQAVPAAMQSLRFSIDVHGLDSIELVPSYLILAEASIGLHKLSQGEEYLAQAQWTVLKTPDCSSAIKSKLARNLGLLYAAQGNYEESLRHLADDIFHASEEFGTDDIRTSGGYFHMANVFFRQNHMDVADSLYTRVTAIWHSHLLRIVTARTRKSDAQSGMSSAVVELEERVVESLDEAQEAEAKQVLHSIHDIREQVTNQDAAAMATVGHALAMLYYLLDDIHKATELGQKAQTSSESREHKDDELAACINEFNSALNQLPNKMNLMPAEYS; from the exons ATGACGCTGAACCCTTTGGCTAATCCTAAAGGAGTCAAACTTCTTTGCGAACTGTGCCAAAAGCCAGCGTTTGTTCAGTGCACGAAATGTAGAGTGACATTTTACTG tgGTGTGGAGCACCAGCAAGCAGACTGGGTCGGAATCCACGAGAAGATTTGCCAGCTCCTCATTCCCCTCCGGACTCCACATCTATCTTTTCTCTCGTCTGAAGAACAACGCAAGAAGAGGGAGCAGGACCTAGTTCATAGACAG AGGAACATGATTGACCTGACCAGGACCACAGGTCAGAAACTTCTCTTTGAAGGTAAACATGAGCAAGCTGTCCCGGCAGCCATGCAGTCTCTGCGCTTCAGTATTGACGTCCATGGATTGGATAGCATCGAACTGGTACCCTCATATCTCATCCTAGCCGAGGCAAGCAttg GTTTACACAAGCTATCCCAAGGAGAGGAGTACCTGGCTCAGGCCCAGTGGACGGTCCTCAAGACACCAGACTGCAGCTCGGCAATCAAGTCTAAGCTTGCACGTAATCTTGGCTTGCTGTATGCAGCGCAGGGCAACTATGAGGAGTCTCTGAGACACTTAGCCGATGAT ATCTTCCATGCCTCTGAAGAATTTGGGACCGATGATATTCGAACATCCGGCGGATACTTCCACATGGCTAATGTCTTCTTCCGTCAGAACCACATGGACGTTGCGGACTCGCTATACACAAGAGTGACTGCCATTTGGCACAGTCATCTCTTGCGGATTGTGACGGCTAGAACGAGAAAGAGTGACGCCCAAAGTGGAATGTCATCCGCTGTCGTAGAGTTAGAAGAACGCGTTGTTGAATCACTCG ATGAGGCTCAAGAAGCAGAAGCCAAACAAGTGTTACACTCCATCCATGACATCAGAGAGCAGGTGACCAATCAGGATGCAGCTGCCATGGCAACCGTTGGCCACGCCCTTGCTATGCTGTATTACTTACTGGACGACATTCACAAG GCAACAGAGCTAGGGCAGAAGGCACAAACTTCAAGTGAGTCACGGGAGCATAAAGATGATGAACTTGCTGCTTGCATTAACGAGTTCAACAGCGCCCTTAATCAGCTACCGAATAAAATGAACCTCATGCCGGCAGAATATAGCTAG
- the LOC139950920 gene encoding adenosine receptor A2a-like, which yields MSTLQNFTHAADDVTDSETTEISYYVIEIVFAVFAIFGNLTVITIYLLEPRLRNTLSNIYLISLAVSDFCMGAIAIPIILIALQGIPRSFPACLFLLSILVMIDVASVFSLLAMTLDRYYSISRPLRYCVVVTKSRAVAGALLAWFVAFLFIVPMLAGWHNGPPSQPQCYFLEVVSLQYMTFLFFAAILAPFFLMCFAYIQIYLIIRKQLKQMRAVHDIGNRLRSTQLSSNPDREGRIQRTQQPSTNDVTRENQTGHCAFIPSGNGMSASAESDEAGGRGFEKGPSH from the exons ATGTCGACATTGCAAAACTTCACTCATGCAGCCGATGACGTCACTGACTCTGAGACAACTGAGATATCTTACTACGTCATCGAGATTGTATTCGCTGTCTTTGCAATATTCGGCAATTTAACCGTGATCACAATTTACTTACTGGAGCCTCGATTACGCAACACGCTCTCCAACATTTACTTGATTTCGCTCGCTGTGAGTGATTTCTGCATGGGAGCTATTGCTATTCCAATCATCCTGATCGCCTTACAAGGAATTCCTCGATCTTTCCCAGCTTGTCTCTTTCTACTCTCTATATTAGTTATGATCGATGTGGCGTCGGTGTTTTCTCTTTTGGCAATGACATTGGACAGGTATTACTCCATAAGCAGGCCGTTACGTTACTGCGTGGTTGTCACAAAGTCACGCGCCGTAGCGGGCGCACTCCTAGCCTGGTTTGTTGCTTTCTTGTTCATAGTTCCCATGCTGGCTGGTTGGCACAACGGACCCCCTTCCCAGCCTCAATGCTACTTTCTAGAAGTTGTCAGCCTACAGTACATGACATTTCTTTTCTTCGCGGCCATCTTGGCGCCATTTTTCCTGATGTGTTTTGCGTACATCCAAATCTACCTCATCATAAGAAAACAG CTTAAACAAATGAGAGCGGTTCATGACATAGGCAACCGTCTCCGCAGCACGCAACTGTCGTCGAACCCAGACAGGGAGGGTCGTATTCAACGCACGCAACAGCCGTCGACTAATGACGTCACTAGAGAGAACCAAA CCGGGCATTGCGCTTTCATCCCATCTGGAAACGGAATGAGTGCCTCAGCGGAATCTGATGAAGCAGGaggccgtggttttgaaaagggccctAGTCACTAG